One genomic region from Arthrobacter pigmenti encodes:
- a CDS encoding DUF559 domain-containing protein: protein MTRWRGGNRARRPGVVGHRAPLLPRDVVEIYGIAVTTPARTWTDLAPSLSLEELVAAGDSLLRRQDAPRRRCDLNVPDPLSSIEELAEVIERRRGSRGIVLAREALPLLRSGVDSPQESRLRVLILDAGLPEPEVNQWILDPRGRRFSRPDLMYRELKIAIEYEGEHHLLDADQWHSDINRDDRLRALGWTVLKFSKKHLADGAVNASIGRIRTAIRSATASSGH, encoded by the coding sequence TTGACCCGTTGGCGAGGCGGTAACCGTGCCCGGCGTCCCGGCGTCGTCGGGCATCGTGCGCCGCTGCTGCCCCGCGACGTCGTCGAAATCTATGGCATCGCTGTCACAACGCCTGCCCGGACATGGACGGACCTGGCGCCGTCGCTTTCTTTGGAAGAGTTGGTGGCCGCCGGCGATTCCCTTCTGAGGCGGCAGGATGCACCTCGCCGTCGGTGCGACCTGAACGTGCCGGATCCGCTGTCGAGCATCGAGGAACTTGCAGAGGTGATCGAACGACGCCGCGGCTCCCGAGGGATTGTCCTAGCGAGGGAGGCGTTGCCGCTCCTGAGAAGTGGTGTCGATTCGCCGCAGGAGTCCCGCCTGCGAGTGTTGATTCTCGACGCCGGTTTGCCCGAGCCGGAGGTCAATCAATGGATCCTTGACCCACGTGGGCGAAGGTTTTCTAGGCCTGACCTCATGTATCGGGAGCTGAAAATCGCCATCGAGTACGAAGGCGAACATCACCTGCTCGACGCCGATCAGTGGCACAGCGACATCAATCGCGACGACAGGCTGCGCGCGCTGGGATGGACAGTGCTCAAATTCAGCAAGAAACACCTTGCGGATGGTGCCGTGAATGCTTCAATCGGACGGATCAGGACCGCGATCCGCTCTGCAACTGCATCGAGCGGCCACTAA
- a CDS encoding peptide MFS transporter, giving the protein MSTTPGSTANPAEKTFFGHPRMLAHLFSLEVWERFSFYGMQAILALYMYFEVTDGGLGIEQSLALTLVGAYGGSVYLSTILGAWLADRILGSERVLFYSAVMIMLGHISLAVLPGAVGLTVGLALVGIGSGGLKANATSLVGTLYKEGDERRDAGFSIFYMGINLGALFGPLLTGYLRDTAGFHWGFGAAAVGMAIGLVQYSFARKGFSEDAHIVENPLPRSQYGRWIGIAVGAVVLIAIALMLGWIYPGNLATIMAWAAILAAVAYFVIILTNKHVSHVERRRATAFIPLFIAGAAFWALYQQLFTLIIVYSEERVDRIVFGFEILPEWIISFVPVYVIVLAAVFAALWTKLGDRQPSSPLKFAFGLIGIGIAYLMFLPFAGGGANATPLIAIALILLVFVIAELLISPIGLSVATKLAPSKFRTQMVALNFLSISLGTTLSGILASRYDPENEGAYFSILGITIVVLGGVLIAATPAIKKLMSGVR; this is encoded by the coding sequence ATGAGTACAACTCCAGGTAGTACCGCCAACCCGGCGGAAAAGACATTCTTCGGTCATCCCCGGATGCTCGCCCACCTCTTCAGTCTTGAGGTCTGGGAGCGGTTCTCGTTCTACGGAATGCAGGCCATCCTTGCCCTCTATATGTACTTCGAGGTTACCGACGGCGGTCTGGGCATTGAGCAGTCACTCGCGCTCACCCTCGTTGGCGCCTACGGCGGAAGCGTCTACCTTTCCACAATCCTCGGCGCCTGGCTCGCCGACCGGATCCTCGGATCCGAGCGGGTCCTCTTCTATTCCGCAGTCATGATTATGCTTGGCCACATCTCGCTGGCAGTGCTGCCCGGCGCCGTTGGACTCACAGTCGGTCTTGCCCTAGTCGGAATCGGATCGGGTGGCCTGAAGGCAAACGCTACCTCGCTCGTTGGAACCCTCTATAAAGAGGGCGACGAGCGCCGCGACGCCGGCTTCTCGATCTTCTATATGGGCATTAATCTTGGGGCTCTCTTCGGTCCGCTACTCACCGGGTACCTCCGAGACACAGCCGGTTTCCACTGGGGCTTCGGGGCTGCCGCTGTGGGTATGGCCATCGGCCTCGTCCAGTATTCATTCGCTCGGAAGGGATTCTCCGAGGACGCCCACATCGTTGAGAACCCACTTCCGCGCTCTCAGTACGGACGCTGGATTGGTATCGCCGTGGGCGCCGTCGTTCTGATCGCGATCGCCCTCATGCTCGGCTGGATCTACCCGGGCAATCTCGCGACCATTATGGCCTGGGCTGCGATCCTTGCTGCGGTCGCCTATTTTGTGATCATCCTGACCAACAAACACGTTTCGCACGTCGAACGTCGACGCGCGACTGCGTTCATTCCGCTGTTCATTGCCGGCGCGGCGTTCTGGGCGTTATACCAGCAGCTGTTCACGCTAATCATCGTGTATTCGGAAGAGCGCGTGGACCGTATTGTGTTCGGCTTCGAGATCCTGCCGGAGTGGATCATTTCGTTCGTGCCGGTGTACGTCATCGTGCTTGCGGCCGTCTTCGCTGCGCTGTGGACCAAGCTCGGCGACAGGCAGCCGTCTTCGCCGTTGAAGTTCGCCTTCGGCCTGATCGGCATCGGCATCGCCTACCTGATGTTCCTCCCGTTCGCGGGTGGCGGGGCAAACGCCACACCGCTCATTGCCATCGCGCTGATTTTGCTCGTCTTCGTGATCGCCGAGCTGCTCATCTCGCCAATCGGCCTTTCCGTGGCGACCAAGCTCGCGCCGAGCAAGTTCCGCACGCAAATGGTCGCCTTGAACTTCCTCTCGATCTCGCTCGGAACGACACTGTCCGGCATTCTCGCGAGTAGATACGATCCGGAGAACGAGGGCGCTTACTTCTCGATCCTCGGCATCACGATCGTGGTGCTGGGCGGCGTGCTGATCGCCGCAACCCCGGCCATCAAGAAGCTGATGAGCGGCGTTCGCTAG
- a CDS encoding amidase, whose protein sequence is MSELHELTALQQRDALRSGELNARELTGHYLDRIGALNPTLGAFITVTAETALAEAAAADQRQVSGDELSPLHGLPLAHKDLADVVGVVTTHGSAALDRAVALSDSPLVSVLRRAGAISLGKTQVPEFGLSCYSENLIAPPSRNPLDPALSSGGSSGGSAAAVAAGMIPFAPGTDGGGSVRIPAAATGLIGLKPNRGRVPSGSGQSDLGQFVVAGPLARTTADAALLLDAMVDEPNYHATSAAAHGPFLDAVLRAEGRYRIGVSTASPFAEAFPIALDDNAQGGFEAGLKALTAVGHDVIEADLRYDGRYHEAFQTVWTAGLAVARIPASREPDLTTLTRTLRRRAQERTATDLAAAVDILRQFEQDTIEQYAAFDMIATPALGMSPRPIGWYTDADADTDYMRQCQYSPYTSMVNVCGLPAISVPVFTTAAGLSMSIQLIGQPSAEASLLAVSAQLEEHLRGNQNPSG, encoded by the coding sequence ATGAGTGAGCTCCACGAGCTGACGGCGCTCCAGCAGCGGGACGCCCTACGGAGCGGCGAGTTGAACGCTCGGGAGCTGACCGGGCACTACCTCGATCGCATCGGTGCCTTGAATCCAACGCTCGGCGCGTTCATCACCGTCACCGCCGAGACAGCCCTCGCCGAGGCCGCCGCAGCCGACCAGCGACAGGTCAGCGGCGATGAACTCTCCCCGTTGCACGGCCTGCCGCTCGCGCACAAGGACCTGGCCGACGTCGTCGGCGTCGTCACCACCCATGGGAGCGCTGCGCTGGACCGAGCGGTGGCGCTTAGCGACTCGCCGCTGGTTTCCGTGCTGCGGAGGGCCGGCGCGATCAGCCTTGGAAAGACGCAGGTTCCCGAGTTCGGCCTGAGCTGCTACAGCGAGAACCTGATCGCACCGCCGTCGCGTAATCCGCTGGATCCCGCGCTGAGCTCCGGGGGCTCCTCCGGGGGAAGCGCCGCGGCGGTGGCGGCCGGCATGATTCCCTTCGCTCCGGGGACCGACGGCGGCGGCTCCGTCCGGATCCCAGCGGCGGCAACGGGGCTGATCGGCCTCAAACCCAACCGCGGCCGCGTCCCGTCCGGATCCGGGCAGAGCGACCTCGGCCAGTTCGTGGTGGCCGGTCCTCTCGCGAGGACGACGGCGGATGCCGCCCTCCTGCTCGATGCCATGGTGGATGAACCGAACTACCACGCCACCAGCGCCGCCGCGCATGGGCCGTTCCTCGACGCGGTGCTGCGGGCGGAGGGAAGGTACCGGATCGGCGTGAGCACCGCCTCGCCGTTCGCTGAGGCCTTCCCCATCGCGCTCGACGACAACGCGCAAGGCGGCTTCGAGGCGGGGCTGAAAGCGCTCACCGCCGTCGGGCATGACGTCATCGAAGCTGACCTGCGGTACGACGGGCGGTACCACGAAGCGTTCCAGACAGTGTGGACGGCGGGCCTCGCGGTCGCCCGCATCCCGGCCAGCCGGGAACCCGACCTGACAACGCTGACGCGCACGCTCCGTCGTCGTGCGCAGGAGCGGACTGCGACTGACCTGGCCGCCGCCGTCGATATCCTGCGCCAGTTCGAACAGGACACGATCGAGCAGTACGCGGCGTTCGACATGATCGCGACGCCGGCGCTCGGCATGAGCCCGCGGCCCATCGGTTGGTACACGGATGCCGACGCCGACACCGACTACATGCGCCAGTGCCAGTACTCGCCCTACACGTCGATGGTGAATGTGTGTGGGCTGCCCGCGATTTCCGTGCCCGTATTCACCACGGCTGCCGGTCTGTCGATGAGCATCCAGTTGATCGGCCAGCCCAGCGCCGAGGCTTCCCTGCTTGCGGTTTCCGCGCAGCTCGAGGAGCACCTTCGGGGAAACCAAAATCCATCAGGATAA
- a CDS encoding peptidase E — translation MPADQPTILATSGGYQRGKRVDVEFNSLIHHAVELAGVSGRAPRITHIGTAGGDSREWNFRFTEAARLAGFESTCLNLFTMPNVEDMEAHLLEQDVVWVNGGSVVNLLAVWRAHGLDGMLRRAWESGVVLSGVSAGSLCWFQGGATDSFGPELRPVTDALGFLPYGNGVHYDSEEQRRPLIHKMVSDGQLGETHCTDDGVGLVYAGTRLVKAVSEVPGKGAYIVQARAGESVDAVAVEERIEPRLLDAPA, via the coding sequence ATGCCCGCTGACCAGCCCACCATCCTTGCCACCTCCGGCGGCTACCAGCGCGGGAAGCGCGTGGATGTTGAGTTCAACTCACTGATCCACCACGCCGTCGAACTGGCAGGGGTCTCCGGAAGGGCCCCGCGCATCACCCATATCGGGACGGCCGGCGGGGATTCGCGCGAGTGGAACTTTCGCTTCACCGAGGCGGCGCGACTAGCGGGCTTCGAGTCGACGTGTCTGAACCTCTTCACCATGCCGAACGTCGAGGATATGGAAGCTCACCTGCTGGAACAGGACGTGGTGTGGGTCAATGGCGGATCAGTGGTCAACCTTCTGGCGGTCTGGCGGGCTCACGGTCTGGACGGGATGCTGCGCCGGGCCTGGGAATCGGGGGTGGTGCTCAGCGGTGTGTCCGCGGGCTCGCTGTGCTGGTTCCAGGGCGGCGCGACCGACTCCTTCGGGCCGGAGCTGAGGCCGGTCACCGACGCGCTCGGGTTCCTGCCGTACGGCAACGGCGTCCACTACGACTCCGAGGAGCAGCGGCGCCCCTTGATTCACAAGATGGTCTCGGACGGCCAACTCGGCGAAACACACTGTACCGACGACGGCGTCGGGCTGGTCTACGCGGGCACCCGCCTGGTGAAGGCGGTCTCTGAAGTGCCGGGCAAGGGTGCGTACATCGTTCAGGCGCGTGCGGGCGAGAGCGTGGACGCCGTCGCTGTGGAGGAACGCATCGAGCCCCGGCTACTGGATGCACCCGCATGA
- a CDS encoding rhodanese-like domain-containing protein: protein MTMSDDVPVDAIGENTTVLDVREDYEWEAGHIEGALHIPVDQIPARLDELDPDEDLHVICRTGGRSFRVTEWLVGNGYSAFNVRGGMDAWVEASKPMVSETDSEPRVL from the coding sequence ATGACCATGAGTGACGACGTGCCCGTAGACGCCATCGGCGAGAACACCACCGTGCTCGATGTGCGGGAGGACTACGAGTGGGAGGCCGGCCACATCGAGGGTGCACTGCACATCCCGGTGGACCAGATTCCGGCGCGCCTCGATGAACTTGACCCGGATGAGGACCTGCATGTCATCTGCCGTACCGGTGGACGGTCCTTCCGCGTGACCGAGTGGCTTGTGGGTAACGGGTACTCGGCGTTCAATGTCCGCGGCGGAATGGACGCCTGGGTTGAGGCCTCGAAACCCATGGTCTCCGAGACCGACAGTGAGCCACGCGTCCTATGA
- the pheA gene encoding prephenate dehydratase produces MSSYAYLGPEGTFTEAALLQVPGADSAERVPATTVNAALDLVRDGRVRAAMVPIENSVEGGVSATLDAIAGGDPLRIIREVLVPISFVLVARPGIDLEDIRFVATHGHAWAQCRGWTEKNIPEAEYVPSSSTAAAAHALLDDDAAHDAAICSPLVAQRLGLRVIADHIGDVGDAVTRFILVSKPDILPARTGADKTTLVIPLPEDHPGALMEILDQFAARGVNLSRIESRPTGLFLGDYFFSIDADGHVADARVADALQGLHRISPGLRFLGSYARADRREYEVGRHTTDQAFQAAHAWVESLLRAAEPGSEDVG; encoded by the coding sequence ATGAGCTCCTACGCCTACCTCGGCCCTGAGGGAACATTCACCGAAGCCGCGCTGCTGCAGGTTCCCGGCGCCGATTCCGCAGAGCGCGTCCCCGCGACGACGGTGAACGCCGCCCTGGATCTCGTTAGGGACGGTCGCGTGCGGGCCGCCATGGTTCCCATCGAGAACTCCGTGGAGGGCGGAGTCTCAGCAACGCTTGATGCGATCGCGGGCGGTGATCCGCTGCGGATCATCCGCGAAGTGCTGGTGCCGATCTCGTTCGTCCTGGTGGCGCGCCCGGGCATCGACCTGGAGGACATCCGGTTCGTCGCAACCCACGGCCACGCCTGGGCGCAGTGCCGCGGGTGGACCGAAAAGAACATTCCAGAAGCGGAATATGTCCCGTCCTCCTCCACGGCTGCCGCCGCCCACGCCCTGCTCGACGACGACGCCGCCCACGACGCCGCGATCTGCTCACCGCTGGTGGCGCAGCGGCTTGGGCTCCGCGTCATCGCTGACCACATTGGGGACGTTGGCGATGCCGTCACCCGGTTCATCCTCGTAAGCAAGCCGGACATCCTGCCGGCGCGCACGGGAGCCGACAAGACAACGCTTGTAATCCCGCTGCCGGAGGACCATCCGGGCGCACTGATGGAGATCCTGGACCAGTTCGCCGCCCGCGGCGTCAACTTGAGCCGCATCGAATCCCGGCCCACGGGCCTCTTCCTCGGTGACTACTTCTTCAGCATCGATGCTGACGGCCACGTGGCGGACGCCCGGGTGGCGGATGCCTTGCAGGGTCTGCACCGGATCAGTCCAGGCTTGCGGTTCCTGGGGTCCTACGCGCGGGCCGACCGCCGTGAATACGAAGTTGGGCGGCACACCACTGACCAGGCTTTCCAGGCCGCGCACGCCTGGGTCGAATCCCTCTTGCGCGCCGCCGAACCGGGTTCGGAGGACGTAGGCTAG